The following are from one region of the Fusarium keratoplasticum isolate Fu6.1 chromosome 4, whole genome shotgun sequence genome:
- a CDS encoding DAO domain-containing protein, which translates to MTSRNPVSKNERIVIVGAGVFGLSTALELKKRGYQNVTVIDRYLPPVVDGSSVDISRVIRVEYADPLYGKMAREAHEGWVKDYPDHYHQSGFVMVANGSGNSYIEKSKGINKSLGDTLEEYENAHDIRKKFPEIQAKLDGMKAYYNKTGGWADAESSIRQLAHQCSLAGVTFITGPRGRAVSLKYEGYKVVAVNVAEGDPIPAAQVILATGAWTNRLLPIGWASSASGQPVGFIRLSPEESKRLAKMPVIINLSTGVFIFPPTPNSHILKIARHGYGYATDVHVEDPLGQSRAVSSPKRDGNNANGSFLPEDAEQALREGLQQLVPEFANREWLRNRLCWYSDTPEGDFIVDHHEVRENLFLATGGAGHAFKFLPILGKYIVDCYENKAPKELRHKWRLRRPTGQELVKQGDGSRGGPPLRRLSRTEQAKL; encoded by the exons ATGACGTCCCGAAACCCCGTATCGAAAAACGAGCGCATCGTCATCGTGGGCGCAGGCGTCTTTGGCCTCTCGACAGCCCTCGAACTCAAGAAGAGAGGGTACCAGAATGTCACCGTGATTGATCGTTATCTCCCGCCAGTCGTGGACGGATCTAGCGTCGACATCTCCCGAGTCATTCGGGTAGAGTATGCTGACCCTCTCTATGGAAAGATGGCCCGCGAGGCCCATGAGGGTTGGGTCAAGGATTACCCTGATCACTATCACCAGTCGGGGTTTGTCATGGTCGCCAATGGGTCGGGGAACTCTTACATTGAGAAAAGTAAGGGTATCAACAAGTCACTTGGTGATACCCTTGAGGAATACGAAAATGCGCACGACATTCGCAAAAAGTTCCCAGAGATTCAGGCCAAGCTGGATGGAATGAAGGCCTATTACAACAAGACCGGTGGTTGGGCAGATGCCGAGTCAAGTATACGCCAACTCGCCCACCAGTGCAGTCTTGCAGGAGTTACCTTCATCACTGGCCCCAGAGGCCGAGCTGTTTCTCTGAAATATGAAGGATACAAGGTCGTCGCCGTCAATGTCGCCGAGGGTGATCCCATCCCAGCTGCGCAGGTCATCTTGGCTACCGGCGCATGGACCAATCGCCTCCTCCCGATAGGTTGGGCGTCTTCTGCCTCTGGTCAGCCTGTTGGATTCATCCGACTATCCCCAGAGGAATCAAAGAGACTTGCCAAGATGCCCGTCATCATTAACCTCAGCACGggcgtcttcatcttcccgCCCACGCCAAACTCCCACATCCTCAAGATTGCCCGCCACGGCTACGGCTACGCCACAGATGTTCACGTTGAGGACCCCCTAGGCCAGTCCCGAGCAGTGTCGTCTCCTAAGCGGGATGGCAATAACGCCAATGGGTCGTTTCTCCCTGAGGACGCAGAGCAAGCCCTCCGTGAGGGTCTGCAGCAGCTTGTGCCAGAGTTTGCCAACCGAGAGTGGCTCAGAAATCGACTGTGTTGGTACTCCGACACGCCTGAAGGCGACTTTATCGTGGATCACCACGAGGTCCGAGAAAACCTCTTCCTGGCCACCGGCGGTGCAGGACA CGCCTTCAAGTTCCTTCCCATTCTGGGCAAATATATCGTAGACTGCTACGAGAACAAAGCTCCTAAAGAGCTTCGACACAAGTGGAGGCTCCGCCGCCCGACTGGCCAGGAGCTTGTCAAGCAGGGAGATGGAAGCCGAGGCGGACCTCCTCTGAGGAGACTTTCACGGACTGAGCAGGCCAAGCTATAG
- a CDS encoding Zn(2)-C6 fungal-type domain-containing protein, with protein MSGNAELTVRRACESCRRKKTKCTGEKPISPDKPSTPWPSDPHETLPSSESLDKAVEVYGTRLYFQPLPLFRPEGLRDRVEGFPLFLQWIFLALSLSNLPYDSNSAKEADLIHLRARSARDTVLELAMRGTAKLEISQALCLLALADILEGRPALALMAIGAASRLELVRSMSFVNSPQSSPQDDASLRCYWSVFILEKAFAPRFTLLSQSLAPPEYPRSTREPSPPSCQADEEFAPDLANIRDDSKPDSGIIAHALRGVSFWGDVASYVHAIRLGQVDSPSNTDSSFYRLTNKLYDLEAELGHVHFVRNVGFSERTLDELKRHHEYWVPWLAFQMAAHATQGVLNHPFIHLVTLRKANRPSQPRLFLQGTVDQAMFHSSWVARLAQTCMDIGFVVYDPLICDMVAATATIAWLFQYARDSKVSDTARENYRKCVDFLSSMPYPSPRGAQKLELLHQLQTMSSQAQDNNMISFQPAKIWQLIDSDIMDTVAPQVMTDDTPGGQSNASNTTVSVQTTFVHPVGDKRAQRELHSDAQLPSADGFYEEGLEQFSLDSIFSQPIFIDHAWLHV; from the exons ATGAGTGGTAACGCAGAGCTGACTGTCCGCCGTGCGTGCGAGAGCTGCAG GCGAAAGAAGACCAAATGCACTGGAGAGAAGCCAATTT CCCCTGATAAgccctcaacgccatg GCCTTCTGACCCCCATGAGACCCTGCCGTCTTCAGAATCCCTCGACAAAGCTGTCGAGGTGTACGGCACTCGGCTGTACTTCCAACCGCTCCCGCTCTTCAGACCTGAGGGCCTGAGAGATCGAGTGGAGGGCTTTCCTCTGTTTCTACAGTGGATATTTCTCGCTCTGTCGCTGTCCAACTTGCCTTATGACTCTAATAgcgccaaggaggctgatCTCATTCATTTGAGGGCTAGGTCTGCCCGCGACACTGTCCTGGAGCTGGCCATGAGGGGAACGGCTAAGCTCGAAATCTCGCAGGCTCTCTGCTTGCTGGCCCTGGCCGATATTCTTG AAGGAAGACCTGCGCTGGCATTGATGGCCATAGGGGCCGCTAGTAGACTAGAACTCGTCCGTAGCATGAGCTTCGTCAACTCCCCACAAAGCAGTCCCCAGGATGACGCCAGTTTAAGATGCTATTGGAGCGTATTTATCCTGGAAAAGGCCTTTGCACCACGGTTCACTCTTCTATCTCAGAGTCTCGCGCCCCCTGAATATCCACGGAGCACGCGTGAGCCTTCTCCCCCTTCCTGTCAAGCAGACGAGGAATTTGCGCCAGACCTGGCCAATATCCGGGACGACAGCAAGCCAGATTCTGGTATTATAGCTCATGCTTTACGAGGAGTGTCGTTCTGGGGAGATGTGGCTTCGTATGTCCACGCCATCCGACTCGGCCAAGTCGACAGCCCGTCCAATACGGATTCCAGCTTTTACAGGTTGACCAACAAACTATACGACCTGGAAGCCGAACTGGGCCACGTGCATTTTGTGCGTAATGTGGGATTCTCGGAGCGGACATTGGATGAGCTGAAGAGACATCACGAGTACTGGGTGCCTTGGCTTGCCTTTCAGATGGCGGCCCACGCAACACAAGGGGTTCTCAaccatccattcatccatctcgtcacCTTGCGAAAAGCAAACCGACCTTCCCAACCAAGGCTCTTTCTACAGGGAACTGTTGATCAGGCCATGTTTCACTCTTCGTGGGTTGCTCGATTGGCACAGACGTGTATGGACATTGGGTTTGTGGTTTACGACCCGTTGATCTGTGACATGGTTGCAGCTACGGCTACTATCGCGTGGTTGTTTCAGTATGCGAGGGATAGCAAGGTTTCTGATACAGCGAGGGAGAATTATCGGAAATGCGTCGACTTTCTTTCATCGATGCCGTATCCTAGTCCACGAGGCGCCCAAAAG CTCGAGCTTCTACATCAATTACAAACAATGtccagccaagcccaagacaaCAACATGATCAGTTTCCAGCCCGCAAAAATTTGGCAACTTATCGACTCCGACATTATGGACACTGTAGCACCACAGGTCATGACCGACGACACACCCGGCGGCCAGTCCAACGCTTCCAACACGACTGTGAGCGTGCAGACAACGTTTGTTCATCCTGTCGGGGATAAGCGGGCTCAGAGGGAACTGCACTCTGACGCTCAACTCCCGAGTGCGGATGGGTTTTATGAGGAAGGGTTGGAGCAGTTTTCGCTAGATAGTATATTCTCGCAGCCTATTTTTATCGACCATGCTTGGTTACATGTTTAA